One window from the genome of Thermaerobacter marianensis DSM 12885 encodes:
- a CDS encoding metallophosphoesterase family protein produces MKVAVISDVHGNGPALEAVLADIDRRGVDAVYCLGDVVLQGPHGAACVDRLRERGIPTVRGNTDRYLAVDGAVPNLAPGEADAFLRPWREALGPERLAWLGALPERLEVRWGEVTALLVHGSPRSDEEPLLPFSTGGGTGPGGGAASAAGEGAGGGEGAGGSQGPLTSVSAQLVLFGHHHLQLAWRQEGRWMVGPGSVGMPFDEDPRAAYVLIEVREGDGPGALDVTLVRVPYDLEATLAAHREAGLADHNPLYPEQLRQARLRPR; encoded by the coding sequence GTGAAGGTGGCGGTGATCAGCGACGTCCATGGCAACGGCCCGGCGCTGGAGGCCGTACTGGCCGACATCGACCGGCGGGGCGTCGACGCGGTGTACTGCCTGGGTGACGTCGTCCTTCAGGGGCCCCACGGGGCCGCGTGCGTCGACCGGTTGCGGGAGCGGGGCATCCCCACGGTGCGGGGCAATACCGACCGCTACCTGGCCGTGGACGGTGCCGTGCCGAACCTGGCGCCCGGCGAGGCGGACGCCTTCCTCCGCCCGTGGCGCGAGGCGCTGGGCCCCGAGCGGCTGGCCTGGCTGGGGGCGCTGCCCGAGCGTTTGGAGGTCCGCTGGGGAGAGGTGACGGCCCTGCTGGTCCACGGCTCCCCCCGCTCCGACGAGGAGCCCCTCCTCCCCTTCTCCACCGGCGGAGGAACCGGCCCGGGCGGCGGCGCCGCTTCCGCGGCCGGCGAGGGCGCCGGAGGCGGTGAAGGCGCCGGCGGGAGCCAGGGGCCTCTGACCAGTGTGTCGGCCCAGCTGGTCCTCTTCGGCCACCACCACCTGCAGCTGGCCTGGCGGCAGGAGGGCCGGTGGATGGTCGGGCCCGGCAGCGTGGGTATGCCCTTCGACGAGGACCCGCGGGCGGCCTACGTGCTGATCGAGGTGCGGGAGGGAGACGGGCCGGGTGCTCTGGACGTGACCCTGGTCCGGGTGCCCTACGACCTCGAGGCCACGCTGGCGGCCCACCGGGAGGCGGGGCTGGCGGATCACAACCCCCTCTACCCCGAGCAGCTGCGCCAGGCCCGGTTGCGCCCGCGTTGA